One Megachile rotundata isolate GNS110a chromosome 5, iyMegRotu1, whole genome shotgun sequence genomic region harbors:
- the LOC143264479 gene encoding uncharacterized protein LOC143264479: MEVENSTLELEEKIPTEPATEEKEINPPQEGTTGVSSEMAKMKRLIKYLLYSRGGGGKGGRGGAGRGGRGGGGGAGRGGGGGGGRGGRGGGGRGGRGGGGRGGRGTRRGSLKYNVHINMK, translated from the exons ATGGAAGTTGAAAACAGTACGCTTGAACTGGAAGAAAAAATTCCAACTGAACCAGCTACAGAAGAAAAGGAAATAAATCCACCACAGGAGGGAACAACAGGAGTCTCTTCTGAAATGGCAAAA AtgaaaagattaataaaatatttgttatactcCCGTGGTGGTGGCGGCAAAGGCGGCCGTGGAGGTGCTGGCAGAGGCGGGCGTGGCGGCGGCGGCGGAGCCGGGCGTGGTGGCGGCGGCGGAGGCGGCCGTGGTGGTCGCGGCGGAGGCGGCCGTGGTGGTCGCGGCGGAGGCGGCCGTGGCGGTCGCGGCACACGTCGCGGCTCGTTGAAATACAATGTCCATATAAACatgaaataa
- the LOC143264485 gene encoding uncharacterized protein LOC143264485, which yields MEVENSTLELEEKIPTEPATEEKEINPPQEGTTGVSSEMAKMKRLIKYLLYSRGGGGKGGRGGAGRGGRGGAGRGGRGGGGGAGRGGGGGGGRGGRGGGGRGGRGGGGRGGRGTRRGSLKYNVHINMK from the exons ATGGAAGTTGAAAACAGTACGCTTGAACTGGAAGAAAAAATTCCAACTGAACCAGCTACAGAAGAAAAGGAAATAAATCCACCACAGGAGGGAACAACAGGAGTCTCTTCTGAAATGGCAAAA AtgaaaagattaataaaatatttgttatactcCCGTGGTGGTGGCGGCAAAGGCGGCCGTGGAGGTGCTGGCAGAGGCGGCCGTGGAGGTGCTGGCAGAGGCGGGCGTGGCGGCGGCGGCGGAGCCGGGCGTGGTGGCGGCGGCGGAGGCGGCCGTGGTGGTCGCGGCGGAGGCGGCCGTGGTGGTCGCGGCGGAGGCGGCCGTGGCGGTCGCGGCACACGTCGCGGCTCGTTGAAATACAATGTCCATATAAACatgaaataa